In one window of Lewinella sp. 4G2 DNA:
- a CDS encoding T9SS type A sorting domain-containing protein — MLDLLPIKNRQRYWLEKSLYTSALFLIFFLLQSVLNAQCTAEGGAIELAVGGTETSICVDGVADPLEITLDGNAFGDVTRFVITDANGLILGLPGGNGPFDLDGAGDGICQIWYLAYEDGLEGLAGGNNVSDLVGCFDFSNPVVVDRQSPDGGTVSLADGSTETYACAGNVFVDVTHETDATALSYWYIITDDNDNILGFANSAETSRLDLSGAPVGICRIWGWSYRGLGDPVAGENISSLTDDSCEAISDNFIAVNRQQAAEGGAIELATGGTETSICVDGVGDPLEITLDGNASGANTRFVITDANGMILGLPGGNGPFDLDGAGDGVCQIWYLAYEDGLEGLAGGNNVSDLVGCFDFSNPVVVDRQSPDGGTVSLADGSTETYACAGNVFVDVTHETDATALSYWYIITDDNDNILGFANSAETSTLDLSGAPVGICRIWGWSYRGLGDPVAGENISTLTDDSCEAISDNFIAVNRQQAAEGGAIELAIGGTETSICVDGVGDPLEITLDGNASGANTRFVITDANGLILGLPGGNGPFDLDGAGDGVCQIWYLAYEDGLEGLAGGNNVSDLVGCFDFSNPVVVDRQSPDGGTVSLADGSTETYACAGNVFVDVAHETDATALSYWYIITDDNDNILGFANSAETSRLDLSGAPVGVCRIWGWSYRGLGDPVAGENISSLTDDSCEAISDNFITVNRQQAAEGGAIELATGGTETSICVDGLGDPLEITLDGNASGANTRFVITDANGLILGLPGGNGPFDLDGAGDGVCQIWYLAYEDGLEGLAGGNNVSDLVGCFDFSNPVVVDRQSPDGGTVSLADGSTETYACAGNVFVDVTHETDATALSYWYIITDDNDNILGFANSAETSRLDLSGAPVGICRIWGWSYRGLGDPVAGENISSLTDDSCEAISDNFITVNRQQAAEGGAIELATGGTETSICVDGVGDPLEITLDGNASGANTRFVITDANGLILGLPGGNGPFDLDGAGDGVCQIWYLAYEDGLEGLAGGNNVSDLVGCFDFSNPVVVDRQSPDGGTVSLASGSTDTSAVAGDIVVEVAHVTSATALSYWYIITDDNDNILGFANSAETSTLDLSGAPAGICRIWGWSYRGLGDPVAGENISSLTDDACEAISDNFITVNRLADGAVTLTDVIINEFSAAGEIELFNGTDRAIDVSNYWLCNFPGYERVSTLNLVCGDLVLQPGEVMVVSGIDYNTTSGELGLYTTNSFGSSDAIVSYVRWGTATGGRTNVAVAAGIWEAGAVVPTPNADQNTQTFVGDALTWALNTPNLCEANGTTSTNLLERGVRLSVFPNPISDVAVIEIEGLRNDETTFEVFDATGRRVISRQVAVGNGRNRLDLRDLAPGAYVLRILNGDGFAGRRIIVQ, encoded by the coding sequence CTCGAAATTACGCTGGACGGAAATGCTTTCGGCGACGTTACCCGCTTCGTCATCACGGATGCTAATGGATTGATCCTCGGCCTCCCCGGCGGCAACGGTCCCTTCGACCTCGACGGTGCGGGCGACGGCATATGCCAGATCTGGTACCTCGCCTACGAGGATGGCCTCGAAGGTCTTGCGGGCGGTAACAACGTCAGCGACCTGGTGGGTTGCTTCGACTTCTCCAACCCGGTAGTGGTCGACCGCCAGTCTCCGGACGGTGGCACGGTCAGCCTGGCCGACGGCTCTACGGAAACCTACGCCTGTGCCGGTAACGTCTTTGTTGACGTCACCCACGAAACGGACGCTACCGCGCTTAGCTACTGGTACATCATTACGGATGACAACGACAACATCTTAGGTTTTGCCAACAGCGCGGAAACGAGCCGACTCGATCTGAGTGGCGCCCCCGTTGGCATCTGCCGCATCTGGGGCTGGAGCTACCGTGGCCTCGGTGACCCCGTCGCCGGTGAGAACATCAGCAGTCTGACGGATGACTCCTGCGAAGCGATCTCCGACAACTTTATCGCCGTTAACCGTCAGCAGGCGGCTGAAGGTGGCGCCATTGAACTGGCTACTGGTGGTACGGAGACCTCCATTTGCGTGGACGGTGTCGGCGACCCGCTGGAAATCACTTTGGACGGAAACGCATCCGGTGCCAACACCCGCTTTGTCATCACGGATGCTAACGGCATGATCCTCGGTCTCCCCGGCGGCAACGGTCCTTTCGACCTCGACGGTGCGGGCGACGGCGTTTGTCAGATCTGGTACCTCGCCTACGAAGATGGCCTGGAAGGTCTTGCCGGCGGCAACAACGTGAGCGACCTCGTGGGTTGCTTCGACTTCTCTAACCCCGTAGTGGTCGACCGCCAGTCTCCGGACGGTGGTACGGTCAGCTTGGCCGACGGTTCCACGGAAACCTACGCCTGTGCAGGGAACGTCTTTGTTGACGTCACCCACGAAACGGATGCTACGGCGCTCAGCTACTGGTACATTATCACGGATGACAACGACAATATCCTCGGCTTCGCCAACAGCGCGGAGACCAGTACGCTTGATCTGAGTGGTGCCCCCGTCGGTATCTGCCGCATCTGGGGCTGGAGCTACCGTGGCCTCGGTGACCCCGTTGCCGGTGAGAATATCTCTACGCTGACGGACGACTCCTGCGAAGCGATCTCCGACAACTTCATCGCCGTTAACCGTCAGCAGGCGGCTGAAGGTGGCGCCATTGAACTGGCCATCGGTGGTACGGAGACCTCCATTTGCGTGGACGGTGTCGGCGACCCGCTGGAAATCACTTTGGACGGCAACGCATCTGGTGCCAACACCCGCTTCGTCATCACAGATGCTAATGGATTGATCCTTGGCCTCCCCGGCGGCAACGGTCCCTTCGACCTCGACGGTGCGGGAGACGGCGTTTGTCAGATCTGGTACCTCGCCTACGAAGACGGCCTCGAAGGTCTTGCGGGCGGTAACAACGTCAGCGACCTGGTGGGTTGCTTCGACTTCTCCAACCCGGTAGTAGTGGACCGCCAGTCTCCGGACGGCGGTACGGTCAGCCTGGCCGACGGCTCTACGGAAACCTACGCTTGTGCCGGTAACGTCTTCGTTGACGTCGCCCACGAAACGGACGCTACGGCCCTCAGTTACTGGTACATCATTACAGATGATAACGACAACATCCTCGGCTTCGCCAACAGCGCGGAAACTAGCCGTCTTGATCTGAGTGGCGCTCCCGTCGGTGTTTGCCGCATCTGGGGCTGGAGCTACCGCGGCCTTGGCGACCCCGTCGCTGGTGAAAACATCAGTAGCCTGACTGACGATTCCTGCGAAGCGATCTCCGACAACTTCATCACCGTTAACCGCCAGCAGGCCGCTGAAGGCGGCGCCATTGAACTGGCAACTGGTGGAACGGAGACCTCCATTTGCGTGGACGGCCTCGGCGACCCACTCGAAATCACTTTGGATGGTAACGCATCGGGTGCCAACACCCGCTTCGTCATCACCGATGCTAACGGCTTGATTCTCGGCCTCCCCGGCGGCAACGGTCCCTTCGACCTCGACGGTGCGGGCGACGGCGTATGCCAGATTTGGTACCTCGCCTACGAAGACGGCCTCGAAGGTCTTGCGGGCGGTAACAACGTCAGCGACCTGGTGGGTTGCTTCGACTTCTCTAACCCAGTCGTGGTCGACCGCCAGTCTCCGGACGGCGGTACGGTCAGCCTGGCCGATGGTTCTACGGAAACCTACGCCTGTGCCGGTAACGTCTTCGTTGACGTCACCCACGAAACGGATGCTACGGCGCTCAGCTACTGGTACATCATTACGGATGATAACGACAACATCCTCGGCTTCGCCAACAGCGCGGAAACTAGCCGTCTCGATCTGAGTGGCGCCCCCGTCGGCATCTGCCGCATCTGGGGCTGGAGCTACCGCGGCCTCGGTGACCCCGTCGCCGGTGAGAACATCAGTTCACTGACGGACGATTCTTGCGAAGCGATCTCCGATAACTTCATCACCGTTAACCGCCAGCAAGCTGCTGAGGGTGGTGCCATTGAACTGGCTACCGGTGGTACGGAGACCTCCATTTGCGTGGACGGCGTCGGCGACCCGCTGGAAATCACTTTGGATGGCAACGCATCGGGTGCCAACACCCGCTTCGTGATTACGGATGCCAACGGATTAATTCTGGGCCTCCCCGGCGGTAACGGTCCCTTCGACCTCGATGGTGCGGGCGACGGCGTATGCCAGATCTGGTACCTCGCCTACGAGGACGGCCTCGAAGGTCTTGCGGGCGGTAACAATGTCAGCGACCTGGTAGGTTGCTTCGACTTCTCCAACCCGGTAGTAGTGGATCGTCAGTCTCCGGACGGTGGCACGGTCAGCCTGGCTTCCGGATCCACGGATACGAGTGCCGTTGCCGGTGACATCGTGGTGGAAGTGGCGCACGTAACGAGTGCTACCGCCCTCAGCTACTGGTACATCATTACGGATGACAACGACAATATCCTTGGCTTCGCCAACAGCGCCGAAACCAGTACGCTCGATCTGAGCGGCGCTCCCGCTGGTATCTGCCGTATCTGGGGTTGGAGCTACCGTGGCCTCGGTGACCCCGTCGCCGGTGAAAATATCAGTAGCCTTACTGACGACGCTTGCGAGGCAATCTCCGACAACTTCATTACCGTTAACCGCCTGGCGGATGGTGCCGTCACCCTGACCGACGTGATCATCAACGAGTTCAGCGCTGCCGGTGAGATTGAACTCTTCAACGGAACGGACCGGGCGATCGACGTCAGCAACTACTGGCTGTGCAACTTCCCCGGCTACGAGCGGGTCAGCACGCTTAACCTGGTTTGTGGAGACCTGGTCCTTCAGCCCGGTGAGGTGATGGTAGTAAGTGGTATCGACTACAATACGACCAGCGGTGAACTCGGACTTTACACGACCAACAGTTTCGGTAGCTCCGACGCCATTGTATCCTACGTGCGCTGGGGTACGGCTACTGGAGGACGGACGAACGTTGCGGTAGCTGCGGGTATCTGGGAAGCCGGCGCGGTGGTCCCCACACCGAACGCGGATCAGAACACCCAGACTTTCGTTGGCGACGCCCTTACCTGGGCGCTGAATACGCCTAATTTGTGTGAAGCTAACGGGACTACCTCCACCAATCTGCTGGAGCGCGGCGTACGCTTATCCGTATTCCCGAATCCTATCTCCGACGTTGCCGTCATCGAGATCGAAGGATTACGTAACGATGAGACGACGTTCGAGGTGTTCGACGCTACCGGTCGCCGGGTAATTAGCCGTCAGGTCGCGGTGGGTAACGGGCGTAACCGCCTGGACCTCCGGGATCTCGCACCGGGTGCTTACGTGCTCCGCATTCTGAATGGAGACGGATTCGCTGGCCGCCGCATTATCGTGCAGTAA
- a CDS encoding prolipoprotein diacylglyceryl transferase, whose protein sequence is MEGQYLIPGAPLIHFGLETLGILLAMRYYYRQRKERSDQVSDSSRVTLLIAAALGALIGSRLLGSLEDPARFWSGGGADGWLYYLQSKTIVGGLLGGLWTVEVAKRWLGIRSRTGDVYVYPLLLAMMIGRLGCLSMGVGEPTYGLPTDSWVGIDLGDGVARHATALYEFLFLGVLWLGLKAVDNKSRLKDGQLFALFLTAYLVWRIGIGFLQPQIPLYGLGAIQWACVLGLLWYIYDHGPGLVGKDR, encoded by the coding sequence ATGGAAGGACAATACCTGATCCCCGGCGCGCCGCTGATTCACTTTGGTTTGGAAACACTGGGGATCCTGCTGGCCATGCGCTACTATTACCGGCAACGCAAAGAGCGGTCAGATCAGGTGTCGGATAGCAGCCGGGTTACTCTGTTAATTGCCGCCGCACTGGGTGCCCTCATTGGCTCACGCCTGCTAGGAAGCCTGGAGGATCCAGCGAGATTCTGGTCGGGTGGGGGAGCGGACGGCTGGCTGTACTACCTGCAATCGAAAACCATCGTTGGTGGCCTCCTGGGCGGGCTATGGACGGTCGAGGTCGCCAAACGCTGGCTAGGTATCCGCAGCCGGACGGGCGACGTGTACGTGTACCCGTTGCTACTGGCCATGATGATCGGTCGGCTCGGCTGCCTGAGTATGGGGGTAGGGGAGCCTACCTACGGGTTGCCGACGGATAGTTGGGTAGGGATCGATCTGGGAGATGGAGTCGCCCGCCACGCGACGGCGCTCTACGAGTTTCTCTTTCTGGGCGTTTTGTGGTTGGGGCTGAAGGCCGTGGATAATAAGAGTAGACTGAAGGATGGTCAGCTCTTCGCCCTGTTTCTGACAGCCTATCTGGTCTGGCGGATTGGAATTGGATTCCTGCAACCGCAGATTCCACTTTATGGCCTAGGCGCCATCCAGTGGGCGTGCGTGCTGGGCCTGTTGTGGTATATTTATGACCACGGCCCCGGCTTAGTGGGTAAAGACCGATAA
- a CDS encoding radical SAM protein, translating into MVGNYTYYDYTQSLCPHCLRRVEAKIVFQDDKVWMRKRCPEHGLSRVLIATDVDYYKRIRNYNKASEYPNRFHTPVTWGCPFDCGLCADHEQHSCLTVLEVTDRCNLSCPTCYANSAPNYGSHRTLAEIETMLDAVVRSEGEPDVVQISGGEPTIHPHFWEIMDLAKARPIKHLMLNTNGLRIANDPGFAERLATYQPDFEVYLQFDSFKPSVLSCMRGKDLTRVRERALENLNRVGLSTTLVCTLQRGQNDDELGKIIEFALQQDCCRGVTFQPTQVAGRTENFNPATDRLTPTEVRQKILDQTPLLTGDDLIPVPCNPDALTMGYLLKLEGEVFPLTRHVNPAALLDSTTANTIVYEQQDAVHAQLLGLFSTGCSVDVAQDGFHELMCCLPPVKSESLGYGNLFRIIIMNFMDAYDFDVRSVKKSCVHIVQPNGHIIPFETMNLFYRTEEQRARLQTLRAEVPTFSTTLTTH; encoded by the coding sequence ATGGTTGGGAACTACACCTACTACGACTATACCCAGAGCCTTTGCCCTCACTGTTTGCGAAGAGTGGAGGCTAAGATCGTTTTTCAGGACGATAAGGTGTGGATGCGTAAGCGCTGCCCGGAGCACGGCCTGAGCCGCGTCCTGATCGCTACCGACGTGGACTACTACAAACGGATCCGCAACTACAACAAGGCCAGTGAATACCCGAATCGGTTTCACACCCCCGTCACCTGGGGTTGCCCCTTTGATTGTGGGCTCTGCGCGGACCACGAGCAGCACAGTTGCCTCACCGTTTTGGAAGTAACGGACCGTTGCAACCTGTCCTGCCCCACCTGCTACGCGAATTCCGCGCCCAACTACGGCAGCCACCGGACGCTGGCGGAAATTGAAACGATGTTGGACGCCGTCGTCCGTAGCGAAGGCGAACCCGACGTGGTCCAAATCAGTGGGGGAGAACCGACCATCCACCCCCATTTTTGGGAGATCATGGATCTGGCCAAAGCCCGGCCCATCAAACACCTGATGCTCAATACCAACGGTCTCCGGATCGCTAATGACCCCGGCTTCGCCGAGCGGTTGGCCACCTACCAACCGGACTTCGAGGTGTACCTGCAGTTCGATAGCTTTAAACCCTCGGTGCTGTCATGCATGCGGGGGAAGGATCTCACCCGCGTCCGCGAACGGGCACTGGAAAATCTGAACCGCGTAGGTCTTTCTACGACGCTCGTCTGTACCCTCCAGCGGGGACAAAACGACGACGAATTGGGCAAGATCATTGAGTTTGCCCTTCAGCAGGATTGCTGCCGGGGCGTCACCTTTCAACCCACCCAGGTGGCCGGGCGGACGGAGAACTTCAATCCCGCCACGGACCGGCTCACGCCCACCGAAGTGCGGCAAAAGATATTGGATCAAACCCCCTTGCTGACCGGCGATGACCTCATTCCCGTGCCCTGTAACCCGGACGCCCTCACAATGGGCTACCTACTAAAACTGGAGGGGGAAGTTTTCCCGCTCACCCGCCACGTCAACCCCGCCGCGCTGTTGGATTCGACGACGGCTAATACGATCGTCTACGAACAACAGGATGCCGTCCACGCACAGTTGCTGGGGCTCTTCAGCACCGGTTGCTCGGTGGACGTTGCCCAGGACGGTTTCCACGAACTGATGTGTTGCCTGCCGCCGGTGAAGTCGGAATCGTTGGGCTACGGCAACCTTTTCCGGATCATCATCATGAACTTCATGGATGCGTATGATTTTGACGTGCGGTCCGTGAAGAAGAGCTGTGTCCACATCGTTCAGCCCAACGGGCACATCATTCCCTTTGAGACGATGAATCTGTTTTACCGGACGGAGGAGCAGCGGGCACGGTTACAGACCCTGCGCGCGGAAGTACCGACCTTTTCAACTACCCTTACCACGCATTAA